A stretch of the Clostridium fungisolvens genome encodes the following:
- a CDS encoding HD-GYP domain-containing protein: MNIVQEISSRELQNGMIIAKDLVVNNSVLLTKGTEISENLAEKIKLNFPLIRLVIYTETNPSNSILFESRNSVKTVKIEESFNRMSSVAENIFYSIRESDKFNMSEVREICDGVMDELSETGLVIKNIIGEREENLYLTRHCVNVAAISSLIGKWLDLSKKEIVFLTYSALLHDIGKAKISPKILNKKTKLSNEEINHCHSHSALGYEIAKKIPYIDQSILFGILFHHEREDGSGYPLKVKGSQIPKFAKIIAIADIFDAMTSNRVYKNKECALVVLEEIKAEIFGKLDPTIGTIFINNILNYYIGELVVLNDGRIGKIVKIDLNSITKPWISINAEVINLMSNSTLKIVDIL; encoded by the coding sequence ATGAATATTGTTCAAGAAATCTCATCTCGTGAATTACAAAATGGTATGATCATAGCTAAAGATCTAGTTGTTAACAACTCTGTACTTTTAACCAAAGGAACAGAAATTTCAGAAAATCTAGCCGAGAAAATAAAGCTTAATTTTCCACTTATTCGCTTAGTGATTTACACAGAAACAAATCCTAGTAATTCAATTCTCTTTGAAAGTCGAAATTCTGTGAAGACGGTCAAAATAGAAGAGTCTTTCAACAGAATGTCTTCAGTTGCAGAAAATATCTTTTACTCTATCAGGGAAAGCGATAAATTTAACATGTCAGAGGTAAGAGAAATATGTGATGGTGTAATGGATGAATTAAGTGAAACAGGTCTAGTAATAAAAAATATAATTGGTGAAAGAGAGGAAAACCTCTATCTTACAAGACATTGTGTTAACGTTGCTGCTATAAGCTCTTTAATTGGCAAGTGGCTTGACCTAAGTAAAAAAGAAATAGTGTTCTTAACATACTCTGCCCTATTACATGATATAGGGAAAGCAAAGATAAGCCCAAAGATTCTTAATAAGAAAACAAAATTAAGCAATGAAGAAATAAATCATTGTCATTCCCACTCTGCTTTAGGATATGAAATAGCTAAAAAAATACCTTACATAGATCAATCTATACTCTTCGGAATACTATTTCATCACGAAAGGGAGGACGGGTCTGGTTATCCGCTTAAGGTAAAAGGATCACAAATACCTAAGTTTGCAAAAATAATAGCCATCGCTGATATCTTCGATGCAATGACTTCAAATAGAGTGTATAAAAATAAAGAATGTGCACTTGTAGTTTTAGAGGAAATAAAAGCTGAGATATTCGGAAAACTAGATCCAACTATAGGGACAATCTTTATAAATAACATATTAAATTATTATATAGGAGAATTGGTTGTACTTAACGACGGAAGGATAGGAAAGATAGTAAAAATCGATTTAAACTCCATAACAAAACCTTGGATATCTATTAATGCTGAGGTTATTAACTTAATGTCTAATTCAACTTTAAAGATAGTTGACATTTTATAA
- a CDS encoding ribose-phosphate diphosphokinase — MITHGKNIKIFTGNSHPQLAHEVASILGLPIGTAKVGTFSDGEISVDIGETVRGADVFLVQSTSAPVNNNLMELLIMIDAFKRASAGRITAVIPYYGYARQDRKAKSRDPITAKLVADLLTAAGAERVLTMDLHAAQIQGYFNIPVDHLMGAPILSKYFIEKGLIDRDDVVVVSPDLGSVTRARKFADRLHAPIAIIDKRRPKANVSEIMNIIGEVKGKICILIDDMIDTAGTIANAANALKDLGATHVYACCTHGVLSGPAFERINNSAIEELVMLNTISLPEREDLHKFKSLSVAPLIAEAINRIYDDKPLSKLFEG, encoded by the coding sequence ATGATAACCCATGGAAAGAATATCAAAATATTTACTGGAAATTCACATCCTCAATTAGCACATGAAGTTGCAAGTATTTTAGGTTTACCAATAGGTACTGCAAAAGTAGGTACGTTTAGTGATGGAGAAATTTCAGTAGATATTGGAGAGACTGTTAGAGGTGCTGACGTATTTTTAGTTCAATCTACAAGTGCTCCAGTTAATAATAACCTTATGGAATTACTTATAATGATTGACGCATTTAAGAGAGCTTCAGCAGGAAGAATAACAGCTGTAATACCTTACTACGGGTATGCAAGACAAGATAGAAAAGCAAAATCAAGAGACCCAATCACAGCAAAGCTAGTTGCAGATTTGCTTACTGCTGCTGGAGCAGAAAGAGTATTAACTATGGATTTACATGCAGCGCAAATTCAGGGTTATTTCAATATACCTGTGGATCACTTGATGGGAGCTCCTATACTTTCTAAGTACTTCATAGAAAAGGGATTAATAGATAGAGATGATGTAGTTGTGGTATCGCCAGATTTGGGTAGCGTAACTAGAGCTAGAAAATTTGCAGATAGACTTCATGCACCTATTGCAATCATTGATAAGAGAAGACCTAAAGCTAATGTTTCCGAAATAATGAACATAATTGGTGAAGTTAAAGGGAAGATATGTATACTTATAGATGATATGATTGATACTGCAGGAACAATAGCAAATGCTGCAAATGCTCTGAAGGATTTAGGAGCAACGCATGTATATGCTTGCTGCACACATGGAGTTCTATCAGGTCCTGCATTTGAAAGGATAAATAATTCAGCTATTGAAGAGTTAGTTATGCTAAATACTATATCTCTTCCTGAAAGAGAAGATTTACATAAGTTTAAGTCATTGTCAGTGGCTCCACTTATTGCTGAGGCTATAAACAGGATATATGACGACAAACCGTTAAGTAAGTTATTTGAAGGATAA
- the spoVG gene encoding septation regulator SpoVG has translation MQITDVRIRKIAAEGKMKAIVSVTFDNEFVVHDIKVIEGQNGLFIAMPSRKTPDGEFKDIAHPINTDTREKIQEAILTEYEKALEADTEDAE, from the coding sequence GTGCAAATCACAGACGTTAGAATCAGAAAGATAGCTGCTGAGGGTAAAATGAAGGCAATAGTTTCAGTAACCTTTGACAATGAATTCGTAGTTCATGATATAAAGGTTATAGAAGGTCAAAATGGTCTATTTATTGCTATGCCAAGTAGAAAAACTCCAGATGGAGAATTCAAAGACATAGCCCATCCAATAAATACAGATACTAGAGAAAAGATTCAAGAAGCTATTTTAACTGAATATGAAAAGGCATTAGAAGCAGATACTGAAGATGCCGAGTAG
- a CDS encoding clostri-philic family protein produces MSNKIRNNVTDDGKRRQKLHRDQNNKGDAKNIPQYQNFNGEPIK; encoded by the coding sequence ATGTCTAATAAAATAAGAAATAATGTAACTGATGACGGAAAAAGAAGACAAAAACTACATAGAGATCAAAATAATAAGGGAGATGCAAAAAATATCCCTCAGTATCAAAATTTCAATGGTGAACCAATAAAATAA
- the murC gene encoding UDP-N-acetylmuramate--L-alanine ligase produces MSFNFIKDKNKKVHFIGIGGISMSGLAAILLREGYKVSGSDAKESEITNRLKNEGAEIYIGHNSDNLKNVDLVVYTAAIPSDNPEILEAKRLNISLMDRAEFLGKIMLGHKYGVAVAGTHGKTTCTSMISHITLKADLDPTILVGGDLDIIDGNFKIGNSEYFVTEACEYKESFLKFSPFVGIILNIDADHLDYYRDIDHIQETFQKFASIIPNDGYLVGYADDTRVMSVINNAKCNILSYGIDSGEVTAKNISFDENGCATFDVFRNDSRLFSVTLNVPGKHNILNALCSICIGLIFELQSKDIIDGLYAFRNAHKRFELKGKKSGVTVIDDYAHHPVEIKATLSTAKNIPHKSVCCVFQPHTYTRTKSLFNEFTEAFNDADELVLMDIYAAREKNTGLVSSDELGDAIRAKGISCVNVHSHEEAVNYVKNKVSNGDILITVGAGDVVKVGELFLQS; encoded by the coding sequence TTGTCATTTAATTTTATAAAAGATAAAAATAAAAAGGTTCATTTTATAGGTATCGGTGGGATAAGTATGAGTGGTCTTGCTGCTATTCTATTAAGAGAAGGATATAAAGTATCAGGATCAGATGCTAAAGAATCCGAAATAACAAACAGGCTTAAAAACGAAGGTGCAGAGATTTACATAGGACATAATAGTGATAATCTTAAAAATGTAGACTTGGTGGTATACACAGCTGCAATCCCTTCAGACAATCCAGAAATATTAGAAGCTAAAAGATTAAATATATCATTGATGGATAGAGCTGAGTTTCTAGGTAAGATAATGTTAGGTCATAAGTATGGTGTTGCTGTAGCTGGTACTCATGGTAAAACCACATGTACCTCTATGATTTCCCATATAACATTAAAAGCAGATTTAGACCCGACTATATTGGTTGGTGGAGACTTAGATATTATAGATGGTAACTTTAAGATAGGAAATAGCGAATATTTCGTAACAGAAGCATGTGAATATAAAGAATCATTTTTAAAATTTTCGCCGTTTGTTGGTATTATATTAAACATCGATGCAGACCATCTTGATTACTATAGAGATATTGATCATATTCAAGAAACATTCCAAAAATTCGCATCAATAATTCCTAATGATGGCTATCTAGTTGGTTATGCAGATGATACTAGAGTAATGTCAGTAATCAACAATGCAAAATGTAATATTTTAAGCTATGGTATAGACAGCGGTGAAGTAACTGCTAAAAATATATCATTTGATGAAAATGGTTGTGCTACATTTGACGTATTCAGAAATGATTCCAGATTATTCTCTGTTACTTTAAATGTACCTGGAAAGCATAATATTTTAAATGCTCTTTGTTCAATATGCATTGGACTTATATTTGAATTACAGTCTAAGGATATAATAGACGGGCTATATGCCTTTAGAAATGCTCATAAGCGATTTGAGCTTAAAGGAAAAAAATCAGGCGTTACAGTAATTGATGATTATGCTCATCACCCTGTAGAAATCAAGGCAACATTGAGCACTGCAAAAAATATACCTCATAAATCAGTTTGTTGTGTCTTCCAACCACATACTTATACAAGAACCAAGAGCTTGTTCAATGAATTTACAGAAGCATTCAATGATGCAGATGAACTTGTGCTTATGGATATCTATGCGGCTAGAGAAAAAAATACTGGCTTAGTAAGCTCAGATGAATTGGGTGATGCTATAAGGGCTAAGGGAATATCCTGCGTGAATGTTCATTCTCACGAAGAAGCAGTTAATTACGTAAAAAATAAAGTTTCTAACGGAGACATTTTAATCACTGTTGGTGCAGGAGATGTTGTTAAAGTAGGAGAATTATTCTTACAATCATAG
- the glmU gene encoding bifunctional UDP-N-acetylglucosamine diphosphorylase/glucosamine-1-phosphate N-acetyltransferase GlmU: MYKCAIILAAGQGKRIKSNLPKVLHKVAGKEMVNHVIDTIRTAGIVDINVIIGKGAELVKEKTTSREVSYSMQLEQLGTGHAVKCAKDFFKDKDGVVAVFTGDAPLITSCTVENLIETHIKENNYATLLTSVIDDPSGYGRIVRSAEGVEKIVEHKDCNEAELKVNEINAGMYCFDIQSLSEALEKLSNENAQGEYYLTDIIEIFKNENKKIGAMITEFEQTIGVNSRVELAKVEKILRDRINKFHMDNGVTLIDPNSTYIGADVSIGQDTIIYPGNYIEGNAVIGEECTLYPNSRISNSTIGNGVEIQSSVIIDSTIGNETTVGPFAYIRPESKIGSKVRIGDFVEIKKSTIADNTKVSHLTYIGDAEVGKNCNFGCGTVVVNYDGKNKHKTIIGDNSFIGCNTNLVSPVEVKNNTYIAAGSTITKEVPEGSLAIARAKQTNIEGWVDKKGLKK, translated from the coding sequence ATGTATAAATGTGCTATAATTTTAGCCGCTGGTCAAGGAAAAAGAATAAAATCAAACTTACCTAAAGTTTTGCATAAAGTTGCTGGAAAAGAAATGGTTAACCATGTTATTGACACTATAAGAACTGCTGGAATAGTTGATATTAATGTAATAATAGGAAAGGGAGCTGAACTTGTTAAAGAAAAAACAACAAGCAGGGAAGTTTCTTATTCAATGCAATTAGAACAACTAGGAACTGGGCATGCAGTGAAATGTGCAAAGGATTTTTTTAAGGACAAAGATGGCGTTGTGGCAGTGTTCACAGGAGATGCTCCATTAATAACAAGTTGTACTGTAGAAAACCTTATTGAAACTCATATAAAAGAAAATAATTATGCTACACTTTTGACATCAGTAATTGATGATCCAAGTGGATACGGAAGAATTGTAAGAAGTGCTGAAGGTGTAGAAAAGATAGTTGAGCATAAAGATTGTAATGAAGCAGAGCTTAAAGTAAATGAAATTAATGCAGGAATGTATTGTTTTGATATACAAAGCTTAAGTGAAGCGTTGGAAAAGTTATCTAATGAAAATGCTCAGGGTGAATATTATCTTACAGATATAATTGAAATATTCAAGAATGAAAATAAAAAAATTGGAGCAATGATAACAGAATTTGAACAAACAATAGGGGTAAATTCTAGAGTAGAATTAGCTAAAGTTGAAAAGATACTTAGAGATAGAATAAACAAATTCCACATGGATAATGGAGTTACGCTGATTGATCCAAATAGCACATATATAGGTGCAGATGTTTCGATTGGACAGGATACTATAATTTATCCAGGTAATTATATAGAAGGAAATGCTGTAATAGGAGAAGAGTGTACATTATATCCAAATTCAAGGATAAGCAACAGTACTATAGGCAACGGTGTTGAGATACAATCTTCTGTAATAATAGATAGTACAATAGGGAATGAAACCACTGTTGGGCCTTTTGCATACATTAGACCTGAGAGTAAAATTGGAAGTAAAGTAAGAATTGGTGACTTTGTAGAAATAAAAAAATCTACAATAGCAGACAACACCAAAGTTTCGCATTTGACTTATATTGGAGATGCAGAAGTAGGCAAAAACTGTAACTTTGGATGTGGAACTGTAGTGGTAAATTATGATGGAAAGAATAAGCATAAAACTATCATAGGGGACAATTCATTTATAGGTTGCAATACCAATTTAGTATCTCCTGTGGAAGTTAAAAATAATACTTATATAGCTGCTGGTTCTACTATAACTAAAGAAGTTCCTGAAGGAAGTCTTGCTATAGCTAGAGCAAAGCAAACCAACATAGAAGGTTGGGTAGATAAAAAAGGACTAAAAAAATAG
- a CDS encoding S1C family serine protease has translation MEKEDKTIRIEKSSKKDDTSNLEGMIRFKENKRRNNIKRLTKGIIIILVASVAGAISGAYIVERKYGLKLKDSNKTIFQIIDTRESSITSGDGQISSVVSKVSPSIVSISNKEENFNINSYTNVTGVIYKEDGYIVTNYSAISTFDKILVKRAGLGLKIEQGRVIGYDKTTDLAVVKIDSDKLPVVKVSDLSDVREGSIVIALGNCIGDDYIGLVTSGIITSTNIRFNFENADLGKQSIRTFQTNAIINRENNGGVLTDIYGEVIGINNLPVTNKYSSQGLGISINIQDAKKIIDSIISDNEVKLVNLGFRGWNLTSKQNKDIEGVYVESIVPKGSADVAGMKAFDIIIEMDGRKIKTLTEINDVINSHNIGDNISCKVLRGKSTVELTMKLLQKV, from the coding sequence ATGGAGAAGGAGGATAAAACTATACGCATCGAAAAATCTTCTAAAAAAGATGATACTAGTAATTTAGAAGGAATGATAAGGTTTAAGGAAAATAAAAGAAGAAATAACATAAAGAGGTTAACAAAAGGTATTATAATAATTTTGGTTGCTTCAGTAGCAGGTGCTATATCAGGTGCTTATATTGTTGAGCGAAAATATGGGCTAAAATTGAAGGACAGCAATAAGACAATATTTCAGATTATAGACACTAGAGAAAGTTCCATTACTTCAGGGGATGGTCAAATTAGTTCGGTTGTTTCAAAAGTTTCCCCTTCTATAGTGAGTATAAGTAATAAAGAAGAAAACTTTAATATAAATAGCTATACAAATGTAACGGGAGTAATATACAAAGAAGATGGATACATAGTAACAAATTATAGTGCTATATCAACATTTGATAAAATTTTAGTAAAAAGAGCAGGTCTGGGTCTTAAGATTGAGCAAGGTAGGGTAATTGGATATGATAAAACAACCGATCTGGCTGTTGTTAAGATTGATTCGGATAAGTTGCCTGTTGTAAAGGTATCGGACCTATCTGATGTAAGAGAGGGAAGTATTGTAATAGCGCTAGGTAATTGTATAGGAGACGATTATATAGGGCTTGTTACATCAGGAATAATTACTTCCACCAATATAAGATTTAATTTTGAGAATGCAGATCTAGGCAAGCAATCTATTAGAACATTCCAAACGAATGCAATAATAAATAGGGAAAATAATGGCGGAGTATTAACTGATATATATGGAGAGGTAATAGGAATAAATAATTTACCTGTTACTAATAAGTATTCTTCTCAAGGTCTAGGAATATCTATAAACATTCAAGATGCAAAGAAGATAATAGATTCAATAATAAGTGATAATGAAGTAAAGCTTGTTAATCTCGGGTTTAGGGGATGGAATCTCACATCAAAGCAAAACAAAGATATTGAAGGTGTGTATGTAGAAAGTATAGTTCCTAAAGGAAGCGCTGATGTTGCAGGAATGAAGGCTTTTGATATCATTATAGAGATGGATGGCAGAAAGATAAAAACATTGACTGAAATTAATGATGTAATTAATTCTCATAATATTGGGGATAATATATCATGTAAAGTACTAAGAGGAAAAAGTACAGTAGAGTTAACTATGAAACTTTTACAAAAGGTGTGA
- a CDS encoding response regulator transcription factor, whose product MDGLLGKILIVDDDENICEVIKMYLQSANYDTRVASNGRIAEEMFLDYKPDLVLLDMMLPHIDGIDVLKWIRKEHETPVIMLTAKGETFDKVLALELGADDYIVKPFEPKEMIARVKAVMRRYNVDSTNKETLYFSELVIDANSYNVVYKSNEIKMPPKEFELLYYLASNKNRVFTREQLLCEVWGYDYPGDSRTVDVHVKRLREKLHGGSNWQLETVWGVGYKFEVK is encoded by the coding sequence ATGGATGGACTATTAGGAAAGATACTCATTGTTGATGATGATGAAAATATATGCGAAGTAATAAAGATGTATTTACAGAGTGCAAACTATGATACTAGAGTAGCTAGTAATGGAAGAATTGCAGAAGAAATGTTTTTGGACTATAAACCGGATTTAGTATTATTAGATATGATGTTGCCACATATAGATGGTATTGATGTTCTAAAGTGGATTAGGAAAGAACATGAAACGCCTGTAATAATGCTTACAGCCAAAGGAGAGACATTTGATAAAGTCCTTGCATTAGAACTTGGTGCTGATGACTATATTGTAAAACCTTTTGAACCAAAAGAAATGATTGCTAGGGTAAAGGCTGTAATGAGAAGATATAATGTAGACTCAACTAACAAGGAAACTTTATATTTTTCAGAGCTTGTTATAGATGCAAATTCTTATAATGTTGTTTATAAGAGTAATGAAATAAAGATGCCACCTAAGGAGTTTGAATTGTTATATTATCTAGCATCTAACAAAAATAGAGTATTTACAAGAGAACAGTTACTATGTGAGGTTTGGGGATACGATTATCCAGGAGATTCTAGAACTGTTGATGTTCATGTTAAGAGACTCAGAGAAAAATTACATGGAGGTTCTAATTGGCAGCTTGAAACTGTATGGGGTGTAGGATACAAGTTTGAGGTGAAGTAG
- a CDS encoding sensor histidine kinase, with protein MKRNSLVSKLLGTFTLIIAGCLVIIAIVLSFWFENYHFNQKKQQLDIQASLIAKEKAKFDDEEITFNDLEKFVNYSGQSIKSDILVTDLWGIVKAYSEDKSSLMRMQVIDSKNLNELKNGISIEVRNTDNKMLGESQYIYYKPIMYGDTFAGAIVMITPLEQIKGQLKQVYAIIWITVLIALILSSIIIYYVCNRMLIIPLAKINIGAKRLAKGDIENRVYINSKDEIGELADSFNIMAESLEEVEKNRREFISNVSHELRSPITSIKGFIAGILDGIIPIDKEKYYLGIAYEEIQRLTRLINDLLDLSAMEAGKLKLNVSEININEIIKHCTISLEQKIKEKKLKVDVVLEGQNLNVAGDKDRIIQVVNNLIDNAIKYCNESGNVKITTRSKGSKALISVYNDGPMLSEKEKAYIWDRFYKSDKSRTNKISTGLGLPIVRHILSLHGEDIWVENKASDKGVVFTFSLKKV; from the coding sequence ATGAAGAGAAACAGTTTAGTTTCTAAACTTTTAGGAACGTTTACTTTGATAATAGCAGGATGTCTGGTAATAATAGCAATAGTGTTATCTTTCTGGTTTGAAAACTATCACTTTAATCAAAAAAAGCAGCAATTAGATATACAGGCTAGCTTAATAGCTAAAGAAAAGGCTAAGTTTGATGATGAAGAAATTACCTTCAATGACTTGGAGAAGTTTGTGAATTATAGCGGGCAATCTATAAAATCTGATATTCTAGTCACAGATTTATGGGGTATAGTTAAAGCGTATAGTGAAGATAAGAGCAGTCTTATGAGAATGCAAGTTATTGATAGTAAGAATCTTAATGAACTTAAAAATGGTATATCCATTGAGGTGAGGAATACAGATAATAAGATGCTTGGGGAATCACAATACATTTATTACAAACCGATAATGTACGGAGATACTTTTGCAGGTGCTATAGTTATGATTACGCCATTGGAGCAGATAAAAGGTCAATTAAAACAAGTTTATGCAATCATATGGATAACAGTTTTAATTGCTTTGATATTATCTAGTATAATAATATATTACGTATGCAATAGAATGCTTATAATTCCATTAGCTAAGATAAATATTGGTGCTAAAAGGTTAGCAAAAGGTGATATAGAGAATAGAGTTTATATAAATTCTAAAGATGAAATAGGTGAATTGGCTGATTCATTTAATATAATGGCAGAGTCTTTAGAGGAAGTTGAGAAGAATAGAAGAGAATTTATTTCTAATGTATCTCACGAATTAAGATCGCCAATAACTTCGATTAAGGGATTTATTGCAGGTATTCTGGATGGTATTATTCCTATAGATAAGGAAAAGTATTATTTGGGTATAGCTTATGAAGAGATACAAAGACTTACAAGGCTTATAAATGATTTGCTTGACTTATCAGCAATGGAAGCTGGTAAGCTAAAGTTGAATGTTTCTGAAATAAATATAAATGAAATAATTAAACATTGCACAATAAGTTTAGAACAAAAGATAAAAGAGAAGAAATTAAAAGTAGATGTGGTATTAGAGGGGCAAAATCTGAATGTAGCTGGTGATAAAGATAGAATAATCCAAGTAGTAAATAATCTTATTGATAATGCAATTAAATATTGCAACGAAAGTGGTAATGTAAAGATAACCACTAGATCAAAGGGCAGTAAAGCACTAATTAGTGTTTATAACGATGGACCTATGTTATCAGAAAAAGAAAAAGCTTATATATGGGATAGATTTTATAAGTCAGATAAGTCCAGAACAAATAAGATTAGTACTGGGTTAGGATTGCCTATAGTTAGACATATACTTTCATTACATGGTGAAGACATTTGGGTGGAGAATAAGGCGTCAGATAAAGGAGTAGTTTTCACATTTTCACTAAAAAAAGTATAA
- the pth gene encoding aminoacyl-tRNA hydrolase: MYLVVGLGNPGQEYANTRHNIGFDAINYIANKYNIEINREKFKGVYGEGYINNNKVILLKPTTYMNLSGESVRDIVNFYKLDNDEIIVLYDDISLEVGKLRIRPKGSAGGHNGIKSIIANLGTEEFQRIKIGVGQPKHDLVSHVLGKFNAEENKVLEKTLEAVVQAVEVIIKNDISEAMNKFNGFKAE, translated from the coding sequence ATGTATTTGGTGGTAGGGCTTGGTAACCCTGGGCAAGAGTATGCTAATACTAGACATAATATAGGGTTTGATGCAATTAATTATATTGCTAATAAGTATAATATAGAAATAAATAGGGAAAAATTTAAAGGTGTGTATGGAGAAGGATACATAAACAACAACAAAGTTATCCTACTGAAGCCAACAACCTATATGAATCTTAGTGGAGAAAGCGTAAGAGACATAGTAAACTTTTACAAATTAGATAATGATGAAATTATAGTATTATACGATGATATTAGTTTGGAAGTTGGAAAACTTAGAATAAGACCTAAAGGTAGTGCTGGAGGCCACAATGGAATAAAGAGTATAATAGCAAATTTGGGAACAGAAGAATTTCAAAGAATAAAAATCGGAGTAGGACAACCTAAACATGATCTTGTTTCACATGTTTTAGGGAAATTTAATGCGGAAGAAAATAAGGTCTTAGAAAAAACGTTAGAAGCTGTTGTTCAAGCTGTTGAGGTTATAATAAAGAATGATATTAGTGAAGCAATGAATAAATTTAATGGATTTAAAGCGGAATAA
- the purR gene encoding pur operon repressor, with translation MEKISRNGRIAAITKYLIENPNKVIGLNTFSELLNAAKSTISEDIVIVRELLEKMYMGRVETISGAAGGIRYIAEIGETAKKDFANRLCEMLKDPNRVVPGNFIYMTDVMYNPEIISKAGLILSSFFNKDEIDYVVTVETKGIPLAYEVARNLGVQLVIARRDSKVTEGPTVTINYVSGSSGRLQQMSLSKRSLKTGSKCIFIDDFLKGGGTAKGITDLLKEFDSNLIGIGVLVDNVGTNKKLINNYVAIAELKGVEETGEVIMNPSLLFQ, from the coding sequence TTGGAGAAGATAAGTAGAAATGGTAGAATTGCAGCTATAACTAAGTATTTAATAGAAAATCCCAACAAAGTTATTGGATTGAATACGTTTTCTGAATTGCTAAATGCCGCTAAGTCCACAATAAGTGAGGATATAGTGATAGTAAGAGAGCTTTTAGAGAAAATGTATATGGGAAGAGTTGAAACTATATCAGGAGCAGCTGGTGGCATCAGATATATAGCTGAAATAGGCGAGACAGCAAAAAAAGACTTTGCAAATAGGTTATGCGAAATGTTAAAAGACCCAAATAGAGTAGTTCCAGGTAATTTTATATACATGACAGATGTGATGTATAATCCTGAAATAATCAGTAAAGCTGGACTGATTTTATCTTCGTTTTTCAACAAAGATGAAATAGACTATGTAGTTACTGTAGAGACCAAAGGAATTCCTTTAGCATACGAAGTTGCGAGAAATCTTGGAGTACAACTTGTAATAGCAAGAAGGGATAGTAAAGTTACTGAAGGACCAACAGTTACTATTAACTATGTATCTGGATCTTCAGGAAGACTACAACAGATGTCTCTTTCAAAGAGGTCATTGAAAACAGGAAGTAAGTGTATTTTTATTGATGACTTTTTGAAAGGCGGAGGCACAGCAAAAGGAATAACTGATTTATTAAAGGAATTCGATAGTAATCTAATCGGTATCGGCGTATTAGTAGATAACGTAGGTACTAACAAAAAACTTATTAATAACTATGTTGCAATAGCAGAGTTAAAAGGTGTAGAGGAAACTGGAGAAGTTATAATGAATCCGTCTCTTCTATTTCAATAG
- a CDS encoding DUF1287 domain-containing protein — protein sequence MISLNRIRKYILIIFIVLVVFFTHYVVNFIGNKYKDLLNDNLIRFFFKGDFEVPDKYSNIDKNNNGIADPLDIVNSARKEVEIKTKYKSNYYYGGYPPEGEGVCTDVIWRGLKGAGIDLKTLIDNDIKENKKSYIRVRENPDPNIDFRRVPNQNVFFQRKCISATTELKPRDIENLQQWQPGDIVVFLQDYEHVAIVSDKRDEDGIPYVIHNTNPNASEVKLSWFKCPIYAHYRWKY from the coding sequence GTGATTAGTTTGAATAGGATTAGAAAGTATATATTAATTATATTTATTGTTTTAGTCGTTTTTTTTACACATTATGTGGTTAACTTTATAGGAAATAAGTATAAAGATTTATTGAATGATAACTTAATAAGATTTTTCTTCAAAGGTGATTTTGAAGTACCTGACAAATATTCTAATATTGACAAAAATAATAATGGAATCGCAGATCCACTTGATATAGTAAATTCAGCAAGAAAAGAAGTTGAAATTAAGACAAAGTACAAAAGCAATTATTATTATGGTGGATATCCTCCAGAAGGTGAAGGTGTTTGTACTGATGTAATATGGAGAGGGTTAAAAGGTGCTGGGATTGACTTAAAGACTCTTATAGATAATGATATAAAAGAGAATAAAAAAAGCTATATAAGAGTTAGAGAGAATCCAGATCCTAATATAGATTTTAGAAGAGTTCCAAATCAAAATGTGTTTTTTCAGAGAAAATGTATTTCTGCTACTACAGAACTTAAGCCAAGAGATATTGAAAATTTGCAACAATGGCAACCAGGTGATATTGTTGTCTTTTTGCAAGACTATGAACATGTAGCTATAGTTTCTGATAAAAGAGACGAGGACGGAATTCCTTATGTTATTCATAACACTAACCCAAATGCAAGTGAAGTTAAACTTTCTTGGTTTAAGTGTCCTATATATGCACATTATAGATGGAAATATTAA